The Cryptococcus deuterogattii R265 chromosome 3, complete sequence genome has a segment encoding these proteins:
- a CDS encoding protein BCP1, with amino-acid sequence MPSNPSLEAVSAANATKRKNAPRDDEDSASESGSDVSMINVDFDFYNLNPDVDLIAVKRLLRQTLSYDEERINVHPLAELLLAEGVRLQAGSSIKTDGEESDPWGLVTIIDIVRHKDHPALKPFLDYLCSTLANNNNSPLQSIFNFSSPNIRPALVFSLRMLNLPLPLIPHLYRMLLEELEVKEEGRFTHFIVWGRGYKLEGTEEGMGLDMNVVEKSSKKKKASGNETVALSAGSFPYHPEEEFMDKASTWPYECEINIDD; translated from the exons ATGCCTTCAAACCCCTCATTGGAAGCCGTCTCTGCCGCAAATgcgacgaagaggaagaatgcaCCCCGGGACGACGAAGACAGTGCTTCTGAATCCGGAAGCGATGTC AGCATGATCAATGTAGACTTTGACTTTTATAACCTTAATCCTGATGTCGACCT TATTGCGGTCAAGAGGCTCCTTCGACAGACTCTCTCCTACGACGAGGAGCGTATCAATGTCCACCCTTTAGCGGAGCTCTTACTTGCAGAGGGTGTAAGACTACAGGCTGGTAGCTCTATCAAGACagatggtgaggagagTGATCCTTGGGGTCTTGTCACTATCATCGACATTGTTAGGCATAAG GACCATCCTGCTCTAAAACCCTTTTTGGACTATCTCTGCTCGACTCTTGCGAACAACAAcaactctcctcttcaatcaatattcaACTTTTCTTCACCCAACATCCGTCCTGCTCTCGTTTTTTCCCTTCGTATGCTCAATTTGCCTTTACCACTCATCCCACACTTGTATAGAATGTTGTTGGAGGAGCTTgaggtcaaggaggaaggtcgGTTTACCCACTTTATAGTTTGGGGTCGAGGCTACAAGTTGGAAGGTACAGAAGAGGGTATGGGTTTGGATATGAACGTCGTGGAGAAGTCTtccaagaaaaagaaggcgTCAGGAAACGAAACTGTGGCTCTGTCCGCGGGAAGCTTCCCTTACCATCCCGAAGAGGAGTTTATGGACAAGGCGAGTACATGGCCTTACGAATGCGAGATCAACATTGACGACTGA